The following nucleotide sequence is from Candidatus Binatia bacterium.
TCACGACGTCGCAAAGACCGAACGACTCCAGTCGCGACAACGCGGCGACGATGCCGCGAGGCGCTTCGGCGCCCTGCACCACCGTGGATGCGAGCACGACGCGGACGCCGGGAAAACGCCGCTTCAGCGTCACGAGGATGTCGTGCAGCGCGGCGCCTCCGCGCGAGGTCACGACGCCGACGACTGCCGGAAGCCACGGCAGGGGTCGCTTGCGCTCGGTTGCGAACAACCCTTCGGCCGCAAGCTTGCGACGCAGAGCTTCCAGCGCGGCCTGCGCCGCACCGGCGCCGACCGGCTTCATCGCATTGGCGTAAAGCTGCATGCGACCACTGCGCGCGAACACGCCGAGGCGCCCGCGCACGACGACTTCTTCGCCCTGGCGCGGGTTCCACGCGAGGCGGAACGTGTCGGTGCGCCACATCGCGCACTCGACGCAGGCGCCGTCGTCCGAGAGAGTGAAGTACAGGTGGCCGCTTGCCGCGCGGTTGACGCTGGTCAGCTCCCCGCAAACCAGCAGGTGCGGAAAGTCGCGCTCGAAGTTGCCCTGCACGAGGCCGAGCAGCTCGCCGACCGTCAGCGGTGCTTCGTCGTCGAAGTCGCCGGCGGCGGCGGACACGACCTCAGTTCGCGGCCGGCGCAGGCTTCGCCGCGGCCGCCGCTGCGGCTGCCGGAGAGCCGATCGCTGCGGTGGCAGTCTTCGCCTTGACCGACTCGGGCAACGTGAATCCCGCGACGCCGCCGATCTTGGGAACCTCTCCCTTCCACGTCCCCATCAGCTCGATGGCTTTCTTGAGCTGGGGATCGTGCGCGGGATCGAACTCGTCGCGCGAATGCGGCGTTTCTTCGTCCTTGTCCTTCGCGTTCGCGTCGGGCTTGGCAGCCTCGACGACCACGTCCGGATCGATGCCGTGCTCGTGGATCGAGCGACCCGACGGCGTGTAGTAGCGCGCGGTCGTGAGCCTGAGCGCCGTGTCGTCGCCGAGAGGCAGGATGGTCTGCACCGAGCCCTTGCCGAAGCTCTTGATGCCGACGATCAGCGCGCGCCGGTGGTCCTGCATCGCGCCGGCGACGATCTCCGACGCGCTGGCCGAGCCTTCGTTGACGAGGACGATCATCGGCACCATGCGGCGCGTGCCGTCGGCCTTGGCGAAGTAGCTCGTCGTCTGCGATTCCGAGCGCCCGTTGACGCGCACGATCAGGCCCGCATCGAGGAAGAGATCGGAGATCGAGACGGCCTGCGTGAGCAATCCGCCCGGATTGTAGCGAAGGTCGAGGATGATTCCGTCCACCCCGCCCTTCTTTTCCTTGTCGAGCTTGTCGAGCGCCGCGACCAGCTCGTCGCTGGATCCGTCCTGGAAGCCGGTGAGCTTGACGTAGGCCCAGCGCCCGTCGACGAGGTGCTCGCCGCGCACGCTCTTGATGTGGATGACTTCGCGCGTCAACTCGACATTGACCAGGTCGTTGACGCCCTTGCGCTTGAGGCTGAGCTTGACCGTGCTGCCGGGCTTGCCGCGCATCCTCTCGACCGCAGTCTGCAGCGGCATGTCCATCGTCATGTCGTCGCCGATCTTGATGATCTGGTCGCCGGGCTTGATGCCGGCGCGGAACGCGGGAGTGCCGTCGATCGGCGTGACGATGGTCAGCAGGTTGTCGCGCACCGTCAGCTCGATGCCGAGGCCGCCGAACTCACCGTGGGTCTCGATCTGCAGTTCCTTGTAGCCCTCGGGCGTGAGGTAGGAGCTGTGGGGATCGAGCGAAGCGACCATTCCCTTGACCGCACCCTCGACGAGGTCGTGCGTCGAGACTTCGTCGACGTAGTGGCGCTGCACGATCGCGAGGATGCTCGCGAAAGTCTCCAGCTCTTCGTACGTGTCCTTGGCGGAGGTGGTCGAGGCGGCAATGACCGTTGCAGTCAGGATACTCCCGAGAGCACCGGCCAGAGCGAGGGAAAGAAAGAAATTCCTGCGGTTCTTCGGCGGAAACACCCGCGGAGTATAGGCAAACCCGGCTTGCCGAACAACACGGGTTCCCGCATCGGGGTGGGCAAGACGGCCAATCGGAGCTGTGAGCGCCGCAGAAGTCGAAAAACAGCGCCGTCAAGGCGCGGAGCCGGGAACGCCGGCTTTCAGCCACGGCATCGGATCGATCGGCTGGCCCTTGTCGCGAAGCTCGAAGTGCATGTCGGCGTCGTCGTCGGGAAGGGCGCCGACCTCGGTGCCTGCGCTGACCCGGTCGCCGTCCTTGACGCGGACCGTGCCGAGTCTTGCGTAAACGGTGTGATATCGGTTGCCGTGACTGACGATCACGGTGTTGCCCATGCCCGGAACCTGTCCGACGAACGACACGCGCCCGTCGGCGACGGCCTTGATCGGGGCATCGTACGTCGCCCGCAGGATCACGCCGTGGTAGACGGCGCCGCTTTTGTGCTGCTGTCCGTAGCTCGCGACGACCTTGCCGGCAACGGGCGCCGCGAGCGTGCCGCGCGCGGCAGCGAATTTGTCGGACTCGCGATCGTCGCCGCCGAAAAGACGAGACAGCAGGCCGCGCTTCGGCGGCGCAGCGGCGTTGTCGGGCGGCGGCGCGGCCGCAGGAGGCGCACCGCTCGGCGCGAGCACCGCCGGTCCCTCGTCCACTTCCGGATTGGCCGCATCGGATCGGATGTCGGCCGCAGGCGGCGCCGCCGGCTTGGCTGGAACGCTCGCCATCCGCGTGTCTTCCGCCGCCGGCTTCGATGCTGCCGGACCAGCCGAAGGCGGCGACTGCTTTCCCGTGGCAACCGCCGGCGGCGGCAGTGGCTGCGCTGCCGGTCCTGCGCTCGCCGCTGGTCCAGCAGCCACCGCTGCGCCTGCGACGGGCTCGCGATCCTGGTTTGCCCTCTGCGCAGAAAGACGATCGAGAGCCGCGCGCGCCTGCGCAGCCTTTTCGAGCGCCGCTTTTTCTCGCGCGGACTGCGCCGAATCGGCGGGAGCAGCGGGCGCCTCACCCGCCGGCGCAAGCAGTTTGCGCCTGGCATCCTCGAGCGACGTGCCGCCGTCGGCAGGTGCACCGGCGTCGCGGGCCTCACCGTTGAGCCAGGTGAAATCCGCGCCGTTGTGCCCTGCCGCATCGGCAGTGCCCGCGCGAGTGCGCGCAGCAGCGGCGGATGCGATGGCGCGCTCCATTGTCGCCGCAGCTTCATCCCTGCCCGCAGCGTTGCCGCTTGGCGCACGGTCGTCGCCGGCACCGTCGTCCGCCGCCCGTTGCTCGTCATCGTTGGCCGCTTCTTCGGCTTCGCCGCCACCGCCGCCTGCACGCGCATCGACAGCCGCCTGCGCGCGGTCGAGCGCCGCCTGTGCTTCGGTGCGCGCCGCTTCGAGGTCGCGAAGCTCAGCCGCGATGGCCGCTTCGTCGGCGCGACTTCGATCGAGAGAGGCGATGACGCTTCCCTGCTCGACCTGGATCTTCTGGAGCGCCCCGGACTGGGTGCCGGAGATCGACGCGAGATAGCGCGACAGGCGGCGAGTGGCCGCAGGATCGGGGCTCCAGCCTGCCGCGCCCGCACCGAGCTTGGCACTTCGATAGACGGCATCGATGCGCGCACGATTGCGCTCGTCGATCTTCGTTTTCTCCGACTCGAGCTCGTCGGCGCGGGCAGCAAGCTTGTCGCGCGGCGCGGCATTGGTTTCGCTGCGGTGGTGGTTGTTGTCGATCTGCGCATCGAGGTCGGCCACGTGGGAGCGCGCATCCGTGAGCGCGTCCTCGACCGGATCGCGCTGGATCACCGGCTTCGCTGGTTGCAGCGCGCGAGCGCGCTTCTGCATGATCTCGTCGCGGATTTTTTTTGCGCGCTCGAGGCGGAAGTCGGTCTTCGGGGGCGCCGTTTGCGCTGCGGCGGGCATCGAGAGGGCGAGCGCGAGCAGGCACATTGCGATCGCAGCGCCGCGCTTCAGCGCCATTCGGAAACCCGCCGCATGCCCATCGCGCTGCCGACTCCGCCGAGCAGCGCGCCCCAGACCAGCAGTGTGAGGCACTGGTGGGCGCCGAGAAACGCGATCCTGGAGCCGAAATCCGGCAGGTTCTGGCGGATCGGCGTCGCGACGGCTTCGAACGCGAAGAACAGGGCGCCGATCGCAAGCACGGACGCGAAGACTCCCTCGAGGATACCAGCCAGCACCACCGGTCCCCAGTAGCCGCGACCCACGGCGCCGACCAGGCGCAGCACGTTCATCTCGTCGCGCCGCGTATAGGCCGCGAGCTGGAACGTCGTCAGCACGATCATCAGCGAAGCGACCAGCGTCAGCGAGCCGAGCGCCCACGCGATCCACCGCACGACGTCGGCCGCCGTCGTTCCGGAGACGACCGCCGCGCGGCTGGACTGGATGTCCGATACTCCCGGCAGCGCGCGCCACGACGTGATGCGCGTGTCGACGTCGGTGTCGCTCAGCGAGCGGTCGAGACGGATCTCCAGCGATGCCGGAAGGAACGACGGATTCAGTCCCGACAAAAGATCGGAGGAGTGATCCATGTTCTGCGCGAGGAACTGCCAGGCTTCCTCCTGGCTCACGTAGCGGATGTCGGTGATCGCCGAGTCGGATTCGATGCGCGTGCGCGTCGCGACGACGTCCTTTTCGCCCGCGTCCGGACGGAAGTAGAGCGAGACGTCGATGCCGGAGGCAGCCCAGCTGACGACGGAACGATAGGCGTTCGACGTGATCAGCAGCACCGCGCCGGCAAACAGGACGCTGGCGGTGATGCTCGCGACCGCAACCCAGGAGGCGGCAGGCGAAGCCTTGATGCCGTCGAGGGCGCGCCGGAAGTAGTATTCCAAGGTGTTCTGCCTCTGGGGCGGCTCAGGCCGGCAGCTCGTCGAGAAGCGATTCTTCGGACAGGCGGCCGCGGTGCATCACGAGCACGCGGCCCCGCACCACCGACAGCGCCTCCATGTCATGGGTCGCCATCAGCACGCTCGCACCGTCGGCGCACGCTTCGGTCAGGATCCTGAGCACCTGCAGCCCCTGGTCGGGGTCCAGGCCGAGCGTCGGCTCATCGGCCAGGATCAGCACCGGCTTGTGGACCAGCGCCCGGGCCAGCGCGACGCGCTGCTTCTCGCCGGCGCAAAGGTCGCGCGCGAAACATCCCGACGCGTCGTCGAGGCCCACGCGTTCGAGGGCTTCGTCGGCGAGGCGACGGGCATCGATGCGGGTGCTTCCGCGTACCTGGGCTGCAAGGGCGACGTTCTCGATCACCGTCAGACCTTCGATCAGGCGCGGTTCTTCAAACACGAGGCCGAGCTCGCGGCGAAGCTCGGCGATTCCGCCGGCATCCAGGCGTCCGAGGTTGCGGCCGTTGACGACGACGCTGCCGGCATCGGGCACGACCTCGCCGATCAGGATGCGGAACAGTGTGGTCTTGCCGGAGCCGCTCGGGCCCGTGAGCGCGGTGAACTCGCCGTCGGCGACGCGAAACGAGATGTCGACGAGGGCGTGACGCGAGCCGCCCCAGCTCTTGGACACTCCGTGAACGCGGATCATCTGCCCCTCACCTCAACCACCACCGGCCCTGCGGATCCTTGCGGCCCTGCGCAACTTGGGACAAGCGCCAGCGTGCCTGTCCGCCAACCTCGAGTGTCCGTCGATCTCAGCCTCCGAGAAGGCTTTCGACCATGCCCTGGAACTCGGCCCGGGACGGCGCGCCTTCGGCGGGCACCGGTCCGATGATCTGCTTGCGCACGCGGCCTTCGCGATCGACGAAAAACGTCTCTGGATAGCCGGTTATACCATACTGCGTGCCGATGGCACCGCCGGGATCGAACAGGACCTCGTAATGCACCGGTTGCCGGGCGAGGAAATCGGTTACCGCGCGCGAGTCGTCGTCGCCGGCTACCCCGAGCACCACCAGGCCTTTGTCCGCGTAGTCCTTCGCGAGCTTGTCGAGGACCGGAAGCTCGGCGATGCAAGGCGGGCACCAGGTAGCCCAGTGGTTCACGAGGACGACCTTGCCGCGGTAGTTCGACAGCTTGCGGGTGACGCCGGCGGACGACTGCAGCACGAAGTCCGGTGCGAGGTCTCCGACAGCCGGCGGCGCCGGCGGTCCGGAAGATCGACACCCGCCCGCAATCATCGCCAGCGGCGCGATCAGCGTCGCGCCAAGCAGAATCGCGACCGCGAGCCGACGGCCCCTCACCGCCGCATCCCTGCTCCCGGCGACACGACGCCAGGGTCCGCGGCTGCCTCGCTCCTTTCGATACGAGGAGCGCCCTCGCGCCCGCGAAGCCGGACGAGCCAGAGCGCGCCGACGATCGCCATCGGAAGGCCGATGAGCTGGGCCTCCGACAGCCCGAACGCGAATTTGGGCTCGATCCGGATGAACTCGACGAGAAAACGGAAAAACCCGTTGCCGACCAGGTAGACCGCGAACATCGCGCCGAGCGGCGGATTGCTGCGGCGCCAGCGCCACAAGAACAGGAAGACGGCGAAGTAGGCCGCCGCCTCATATAGAGGAGTCGGGTGCACGAGCACGCCCGGCTCGTGGTCCCACGGCACGATGCCGTTGGTGTAGGCGACGCCCCACGGCAGCGTCGTCACCGTGCCCCAGTCCCCGTCGCCGGCAACGTGGCAGCCGATGCGGCCGAGAGCCTGTCCGAGCATCAAGCCGGGCGCGCAGCAGTCGGCAAGGGTCGTGAAGCCGAGGCCGTAGCGACGGCCGAAGATCCACGCCGCCGCGGCGCCGCCAAGGAACCCGCCGTACCAGACGAAGCCGGAGCCGGCCAGAAGCTCGGAAATCGGTGCCTCGGCGAACGCTGCAGGGTTGTTGAAGATCGAAAGGACGCGCGAGCTGACGAGCCCGGCGAGGAACACCCACACGAGCAGGTTCCACATCTGCTCGCCGTCACCGCCGCGGCGCTCGAATTCCTTGACGGAGACGCTCGAGCCGAAATAGAAGCCGAGCGCCATCAACACGCCGAAGCTGTAGATCGTGATGGGCCCGATCTTCAGCAGTACCGGAAGCACAGTCGGATCATCTTAGGCGATAACGGGGACATTCCAACCCGGCGTGGTGCGCTGCGTCGTGAACCGCGCATTCTGCGCAAACCGGGCGAGATCCGGACCCGATGCCCGGCGAGATTGCGCTCGATCGGGCGATCTCCGTCACGCCGGCTTGTTCGCCAGCGCATGCTGGATGGTCGCACCCTCTTCGAGCATCGCCTGGTAGCCCATCACCAGGCGCGGGCGTTTCATCCCGATGACGCCCGTGAGCTTCCCCTGTCGCGCGAACAGCGCGACGAAGCGGAACTCCTCGAACTCCCCGTCTACCAGATGCACTTCGTCGTCCGGCGACGGATGTCCCGCCATCTGGATCTTGACGCCGTACTGGTCCGTCCACACGTAGGGAATGGGATCGTAAGGCTCGACACCGTCGGCGCCTCGCATCAGGCGCAACGCCGCGGCGCGACCTTGCGCCCCGGCGTGCACCCAGTGCTCGATGCGCACGCGAAAGCCGCTGCGGCGCAGGCTCTTCCAGCGCGCAACGTCGCCGGCCGCGACGATGCCAGGGGCCGCCGAGCATTTTTCGTCGCAGACGACGCCGTCCTCCAGCTCGAGGCCCGAGCCTTCGAGCCACGATGTCTCGGCGACCACGCCGATGCCGACGATGAGCACATCCACCGCAAGAATGCGGCCGTCGGGAAAGCGCAATCGTTCGACGCGGCCGTCGCCTTCGATGGCGGAGATGCTGGTCGCGCAGCGAAGATCGACGCCGTGATCGCGATGCATCCGCGACGCAAGTCCTCCGATGTGGCGACCCAGGGCGCGCACCATCGGCGCCGCAAGAGGCTCGATCATCGTCACGTCGAGCCCGCGCTCGCGACAGGAAGCCGCGACTTCACACCCGATGAAACCCGCACCGAGCACGGCAACACGCGGTGCGCCTCGAACCGCCGCCGCTTCGAGCGATGCGCGCAGCGAAAGCGCGTCGTCGAGCGTGCGCAGGTAGTGGACGTTCTCGAAGCCTTCGGCCATCTCCAGGCGCCGTACGCGCGCGCCCGTGGCGATGACGAGGCCGTCGAACGCGAGACTCTCGCCGCCGACGAGCGTGACGGTTTTATTCGCGACGTCGAGCGCGGCGGCACGAGTCGCGCGGCGAAAGTCCAGATCGAGATCGTCGAGCTTGCCGTGGCGAAGCAGCGTCTTGTCGGCGTCCCATTTGCCCGTGAGGATCTCCTTCGACAGCGGAGGCCGGTCGTACGGCAGGTGACCTTCGGCGCCGACGAGCACGATGTTGCCGGTATGACCCTCTTCGCGCAGCGTCTCGCAGGCTCGCAGGCCTGCCAGCGATGCGCCAACGACGACGACGTTGCCATTCGATGGAATCGCGTCACTCACGGGCGGGGATCATGCGCGAAACATCGGGAAAGGGAAGAATCCTTTTCTCGTAGCTTTGCGCAACTGCTAAGACCGGCCGCCCGACGGAGGACATCGCCATGGCCCAGCCCGAGACCGACGCCCGCCTTTTCGACATCATGTGGACCTGCCGCGCGATGCGGCGCCTCAAGCCCGATCCGGTGCCCGAGGAGACGCTGCTCCAGCTCGTCGACGCCGCGCTGCACGGCCCGAGCGGCAGCAATGCCCAGAACTGGCGCTTCGTGATCGTGCGCGACCGCGCGCAGAAGGAAAAGATCCAGGCGCTGTGGCAAAAGACGTGGGGTTTCTATCTCGAGACGTTCGCCACCGCCGACCTGCGGCCGGGCGAGACGGTCGAGCAACGCGACAAAACCAAGGCGGTGGCAACCGAGCTCGCCGATCACATCGCCGACGTCCCCGCGCTGATCTTCGTGTGCATCGCGCGCGACGAGCAGCTCGCCAAGGCGCTGGCCTCGCCTGCCACGTTGATGAAGCTCGTGCAGCATTTCGGCGTCGGCGGCGCCGTCAGGATGGCCACCGGCGGCCAGCGCATCTCGGGACTTGCCGACGGATCAACCGCTTATCCGGCGGTGCAGAACATCCTGCTCGCCGCTCGCGCGCTCGGCCTCGGCGCCGTGCTGACGACGCAGCATTTCTTCGTGCCCGGTCAGTTCGAAGCGGCGATCGGCCTTCCGTCGAACGTGACGCTGGCCGCGGTGATTCCTGTCGGCTATCCGAAAGGGAACTTCGGCCCGGTGAAGCGACCGGAACCGCGCGCAGTGGTGAGTTGGGATTATTACAGATCGTGAATGGGGTCAGGCACCAGAGGAATAGCGCGCCAGCCGATCAGTGACCCGGTTGACCGCCGCCGTTACTTGATCCCGACCGCCATCGAATCGGGGCCGCTGAGCGCCGTCACCCAGGTTTCGCGGAAGCCGACTTCTTTCATCCACTTCATGCAGTCGGCGCCGGTGAAATCGAAGCCGCCGCGGGTCTCGATGAGCATGTTCAGGCTCATCATCAGCCCGAAGATGTTGGCGCGGCGGTCGTCGTCGATCAGCGATTCGTAAACGATCAGCGCACCGCCGTCCGGCAACGCTTCGAGGGCCTTTTTGAGCAGGACTTTTTTCTGCTCGAGGTCCCAGTCGTGCAGGATCCGGCCCATCGCGAGCACGTCGGCCCGCGGCATCGGCTCCTCGAAAAAATTGCCGGCGTAGAATTTCATGCGATCGCCGACGCCGTTAGCCGCGGCATACTCGTCGAAGATCGGCGCGAGCTCGGGAAGATCGAAGCCGCCGCCACGGATGTGCGGCTGCGCGAGCGCGACCTGCACCGGAACGCACCCCTGGGCACACCCTACGTCGATGAAAGTCTCGTAGCGATCCCACGGAAACTTCTGCGCGATCGCGCGCGCCGCTCCCATGCTGATTCCCGTCATTGCCCGCGCGAACTGTTCGAGCCGTGCGGAATCGCTGTAGAGCACGGTGAACAGGTCGGGGCCGCCGTGCAGCATCTCGTTTTGAGGCTGGCCCGTCTTCAAGCCGTCGGTCAGCGTGCTCCAGAACGGATACAGCCGGGCGTTGGCCATCTCGAGGAAGCCGCCGATGTAGCTCGGACTTTTGCGGTCGAGGAAAGCGGCCGTCTCGGGCGTGTTCGAATACAGGGAACCGTTTCGCGCGAGCAGGCCGAGCGAGACGAGCCCGTCGAGGAAGTCGGCGCTGGAGCGAGAATGAAGGCCGAGCTTTTTTTCCAGCGCCGCGCGGTCGGCCGGCGCGGAGGCGAGCGCGGTGAAAACGCCGAGCTCGACGGCGCTCAGCAGCGTCTTCGATGCCGTGAACAGGCCGGCGATCTGCAGAATGTTGGCGGGGTTGAGGTCTTCGCTCACGTCACTCTCCCTCGCGCGAGGCGCTTTTCGGCGCGGCGCGCAGCTCTCCGGTGCGGAACCCGCGATGCCATGCCATAGCCGCCGCGTCGATTCGAATCCGCCCTTCGACCAGCAGCCTGCGGAAAAACTCCGGACCGAGGTCCAGGGTTTTTCCGCAACCTGCTAGGATCCGCATCCGA
It contains:
- a CDS encoding FAD-dependent oxidoreductase, yielding MSDAIPSNGNVVVVGASLAGLRACETLREEGHTGNIVLVGAEGHLPYDRPPLSKEILTGKWDADKTLLRHGKLDDLDLDFRRATRAAALDVANKTVTLVGGESLAFDGLVIATGARVRRLEMAEGFENVHYLRTLDDALSLRASLEAAAVRGAPRVAVLGAGFIGCEVAASCRERGLDVTMIEPLAAPMVRALGRHIGGLASRMHRDHGVDLRCATSISAIEGDGRVERLRFPDGRILAVDVLIVGIGVVAETSWLEGSGLELEDGVVCDEKCSAAPGIVAAGDVARWKSLRRSGFRVRIEHWVHAGAQGRAAALRLMRGADGVEPYDPIPYVWTDQYGVKIQMAGHPSPDDEVHLVDGEFEEFRFVALFARQGKLTGVIGMKRPRLVMGYQAMLEEGATIQHALANKPA
- a CDS encoding methyltransferase; amino-acid sequence: MSEDLNPANILQIAGLFTASKTLLSAVELGVFTALASAPADRAALEKKLGLHSRSSADFLDGLVSLGLLARNGSLYSNTPETAAFLDRKSPSYIGGFLEMANARLYPFWSTLTDGLKTGQPQNEMLHGGPDLFTVLYSDSARLEQFARAMTGISMGAARAIAQKFPWDRYETFIDVGCAQGCVPVQVALAQPHIRGGGFDLPELAPIFDEYAAANGVGDRMKFYAGNFFEEPMPRADVLAMGRILHDWDLEQKKVLLKKALEALPDGGALIVYESLIDDDRRANIFGLMMSLNMLIETRGGFDFTGADCMKWMKEVGFRETWVTALSGPDSMAVGIK
- a CDS encoding nitroreductase family protein; this translates as MAQPETDARLFDIMWTCRAMRRLKPDPVPEETLLQLVDAALHGPSGSNAQNWRFVIVRDRAQKEKIQALWQKTWGFYLETFATADLRPGETVEQRDKTKAVATELADHIADVPALIFVCIARDEQLAKALASPATLMKLVQHFGVGGAVRMATGGQRISGLADGSTAYPAVQNILLAARALGLGAVLTTQHFFVPGQFEAAIGLPSNVTLAAVIPVGYPKGNFGPVKRPEPRAVVSWDYYRS
- a CDS encoding S41 family peptidase — its product is MFPPKNRRNFFLSLALAGALGSILTATVIAASTTSAKDTYEELETFASILAIVQRHYVDEVSTHDLVEGAVKGMVASLDPHSSYLTPEGYKELQIETHGEFGGLGIELTVRDNLLTIVTPIDGTPAFRAGIKPGDQIIKIGDDMTMDMPLQTAVERMRGKPGSTVKLSLKRKGVNDLVNVELTREVIHIKSVRGEHLVDGRWAYVKLTGFQDGSSDELVAALDKLDKEKKGGVDGIILDLRYNPGGLLTQAVSISDLFLDAGLIVRVNGRSESQTTSYFAKADGTRRMVPMIVLVNEGSASASEIVAGAMQDHRRALIVGIKSFGKGSVQTILPLGDDTALRLTTARYYTPSGRSIHEHGIDPDVVVEAAKPDANAKDKDEETPHSRDEFDPAHDPQLKKAIELMGTWKGEVPKIGGVAGFTLPESVKAKTATAAIGSPAAAAAAAAKPAPAAN
- a CDS encoding TlpA disulfide reductase family protein, which gives rise to MRGRRLAVAILLGATLIAPLAMIAGGCRSSGPPAPPAVGDLAPDFVLQSSAGVTRKLSNYRGKVVLVNHWATWCPPCIAELPVLDKLAKDYADKGLVVLGVAGDDDSRAVTDFLARQPVHYEVLFDPGGAIGTQYGITGYPETFFVDREGRVRKQIIGPVPAEGAPSRAEFQGMVESLLGG
- a CDS encoding permease-like cell division protein FtsX, producing the protein MEYYFRRALDGIKASPAASWVAVASITASVLFAGAVLLITSNAYRSVVSWAASGIDVSLYFRPDAGEKDVVATRTRIESDSAITDIRYVSQEEAWQFLAQNMDHSSDLLSGLNPSFLPASLEIRLDRSLSDTDVDTRITSWRALPGVSDIQSSRAAVVSGTTAADVVRWIAWALGSLTLVASLMIVLTTFQLAAYTRRDEMNVLRLVGAVGRGYWGPVVLAGILEGVFASVLAIGALFFAFEAVATPIRQNLPDFGSRIAFLGAHQCLTLLVWGALLGGVGSAMGMRRVSEWR
- a CDS encoding prolipoprotein diacylglyceryl transferase; translation: MLPVLLKIGPITIYSFGVLMALGFYFGSSVSVKEFERRGGDGEQMWNLLVWVFLAGLVSSRVLSIFNNPAAFAEAPISELLAGSGFVWYGGFLGGAAAAWIFGRRYGLGFTTLADCCAPGLMLGQALGRIGCHVAGDGDWGTVTTLPWGVAYTNGIVPWDHEPGVLVHPTPLYEAAAYFAVFLFLWRWRRSNPPLGAMFAVYLVGNGFFRFLVEFIRIEPKFAFGLSEAQLIGLPMAIVGALWLVRLRGREGAPRIERSEAAADPGVVSPGAGMRR
- a CDS encoding ATP-binding cassette domain-containing protein, translated to MIRVHGVSKSWGGSRHALVDISFRVADGEFTALTGPSGSGKTTLFRILIGEVVPDAGSVVVNGRNLGRLDAGGIAELRRELGLVFEEPRLIEGLTVIENVALAAQVRGSTRIDARRLADEALERVGLDDASGCFARDLCAGEKQRVALARALVHKPVLILADEPTLGLDPDQGLQVLRILTEACADGASVLMATHDMEALSVVRGRVLVMHRGRLSEESLLDELPA
- a CDS encoding peptidoglycan DD-metalloendopeptidase family protein — translated: MALKRGAAIAMCLLALALSMPAAAQTAPPKTDFRLERAKKIRDEIMQKRARALQPAKPVIQRDPVEDALTDARSHVADLDAQIDNNHHRSETNAAPRDKLAARADELESEKTKIDERNRARIDAVYRSAKLGAGAAGWSPDPAATRRLSRYLASISGTQSGALQKIQVEQGSVIASLDRSRADEAAIAAELRDLEAARTEAQAALDRAQAAVDARAGGGGGEAEEAANDDEQRAADDGAGDDRAPSGNAAGRDEAAATMERAIASAAAARTRAGTADAAGHNGADFTWLNGEARDAGAPADGGTSLEDARRKLLAPAGEAPAAPADSAQSAREKAALEKAAQARAALDRLSAQRANQDREPVAGAAVAAGPAASAGPAAQPLPPPAVATGKQSPPSAGPAASKPAAEDTRMASVPAKPAAPPAADIRSDAANPEVDEGPAVLAPSGAPPAAAPPPDNAAAPPKRGLLSRLFGGDDRESDKFAAARGTLAAPVAGKVVASYGQQHKSGAVYHGVILRATYDAPIKAVADGRVSFVGQVPGMGNTVIVSHGNRYHTVYARLGTVRVKDGDRVSAGTEVGALPDDDADMHFELRDKGQPIDPMPWLKAGVPGSAP